A window of the Lactuca sativa cultivar Salinas chromosome 7, Lsat_Salinas_v11, whole genome shotgun sequence genome harbors these coding sequences:
- the LOC111881377 gene encoding pectinesterase 2, translated as MKTFLFLATVVVGVFVSGVYSYTKSEVTSWCNETPHPQPCEHFLGTNSNYGSIKQKPDFLKALLKVTLDRAKYAGSHTLTLGPKCRNNREKAAWSDCLELYEYTISKINKTVDPYQKCNKVDIQTWLSTALTNIETCKAGFEELGVSDYVWPLMNNNVSALISNTLAMNKGGNTYSAPKVGFPTWVKPGDRKLLQTSTPKANMVVAQDGSGNYKTIRDAIAAVPKRSGNGRYVIHVKAGVYKENIEIGSKLKNIMIFGDGIGKTIITGSKSVGGGTTTFKSATLAVVGDGFIGRGFTIRNTAGPQNHQAVAMRSGSDLSVFYQCSFEGYQDTLYTHSDRQFYRECDIYGTVDFIFGNAAVVFQNCNIYARKPPNKTNTLTAQGRTDENQNTGISIQNCRITAAPDLKGVSGVKTYLGRPWKQYSRTVFLKSNLDSLIDPAGWMPWSGNFALSTLYYGEYMNTGPGSSTAKRVNWKGYHVITSSSEAAKFTVGNFIAGGSWLPATNVPFTSSL; from the exons ATGAAAACCTTTCTGTTTTTAGCAACTGTTGTTGTGGGCGTCTTTGTTTCAGGGGTGTATAGCTACACAAAGTCTGAAGTTACATCATGGTGTAACGAGACACCCCACCCACAACCGTGTGAACATTTCTTGGGCACAAACTCAAACTATGGTTCCATCAAACAAAAACCAGACTTTCTAAAAGCTTTATTGAAAGTCACATTAGATCGAGCAAAATATGCAGGGTCGCATACTTTGACTCTCGGCCCTAAATGTCGTAACAATCGTGAGAAGGCTGCATGGTCTGACTGCCTTGAGCTCTACGAATACACCATCTCGAAGATCAACAAGACTGTTGATCCTTACCAAAAGTGTAACAAAGTCGACATCCAGACATGGTTAAGCACAGCTCTCACTAATATAGAAACGTGCAAAGCTGGATTCGAAGAGCTTGGTGTTAGTGACTATGTGTGGCCATTGATGAACAATAACGTATCGGCTTTGATTAGCAACACGTTGGCCATGAACAAAGGAGGGAATACTTACAGTGCTCCAAAAGTAGGGTTTCCAACTTGGGTGAAGCCTGGTGATCGGAAGTTGTTGCAAACGTCAACACCTAAGGCTAACATGGTGGTGGCTCAAGACGGTTCTGGTAACTACAAGACCATCCGTGACGCCATAGCTGCTGTGCCAAAGAGGTCGGGGAATGGAAGGTATGTGATACATGTGAAGGCAGGTGTTTATAAAGAGAATATCGAAATCGGTTCAAAATTGAAGAACATAATGATTTTTGGAGATGGTATTGGTAAAACTATCATAACAGGAAGCAAAAGTGTTGGAGGAGGCACCACCACCTTCAAATCAGCCACTCTTG CGGTGGTTGGAGATGGGTTTATTGGTCGGGGCTTCACCATAAGAAACACCGCCGGCCCACAAAACCACCAAGCCGTGGCGATGCGAAGCGGTTCTGATCTTTCAGTGTTTTACCAGTGCAGCTTTGAAGGGTATCAAGACACATTATACACCCACTCAGATCGACAATTCTATAGAGAATGTGACATTTATGGCACAGTTGATTTCATTTTTGGCAATGCCGCCGTGGTTTTCCAAAATTGCAACATTTACGCCCGTAAACCACCAAACAAGACCAACACGTTGACTGCTCAGGGCAGGACTGATGAAAACCAAAACACCGGAATTTCAATCCAAAACTGTCGTATCACGGCGGCTCCCGACCTGAAAGGTGTGTCCGGTGTTAAGACGTACCTGGGTAGACCATGGAAGCAATACTCGAGGACGGTTTTTCTCAAGTCAAACCTTGATAGCTTGATTGACCCCGCCGGATGGATGCCATGGAGCGGGAATTTTGCACTTAGTACGTTGTATTATGGCGAGTATATGAACACCGGGCCTGGTTCCTCCACCGCTAAAAGGGTGAATTGGAAAGGTTACCATGTCATCACCAGTAGCTCTGAGGCGGCGAAGTTCACCGTTGGGAATTTCATTGCCGGAGGTTCTTGGTTGCCGGCAACCAACGTGCCATTTACTTCCAGTCTGTAA